A genomic segment from Deltaproteobacteria bacterium encodes:
- a CDS encoding cupin domain-containing protein yields the protein MRLEVIPWPGPDAPTEPTLRERLEGDGFSVFQWTDDPGAHYSPHSHDHDESIWVISGEIAFGAEGRQLRLGPGDRLMLPRDTVHTADAGPAGATYLIGER from the coding sequence ATGCGACTCGAGGTCATCCCCTGGCCCGGCCCCGACGCTCCCACCGAACCCACCCTCCGCGAGCGCCTCGAGGGCGATGGCTTCTCCGTCTTCCAGTGGACCGACGACCCCGGCGCCCACTACTCCCCGCACTCGCACGATCACGACGAGAGCATCTGGGTCATCTCGGGCGAGATCGCGTTCGGCGCCGAGGGGCGCCAGCTCCGCCTCGGTCCCGGCGACCGCCTGATGCTCCCGCGCGACACCGTCCATACCGCCGACGCAGGGCCCGCGGGCGCCACCTACCTGATCGGCGAGCGCTGA